In the Hordeum vulgare subsp. vulgare chromosome 7H, MorexV3_pseudomolecules_assembly, whole genome shotgun sequence genome, one interval contains:
- the LOC123412515 gene encoding cell wall protein DAN4-like, whose protein sequence is TTTATTSTTTTTTTTTTTTTTTTTTTTTTTTTTTTTTTTTTATTTTTTTTRTTATTTRTTTTTTTTTTTTPTSTPAATAPATTTATATTATATTATTTTTTTTATTTTTTATTTGTTTTTTTTTTTTTTTTTTTTTTTSMSSTTKTTTTTTTTTTTTTTTTTTTTTTTTTTTTTTTTTTTTTTTTTTTTTSMSSTTKTTTTTTTTT, encoded by the exons acaaccacagcaacaacaagcacaacaacaacaacaacaacaacaacaacaacaacaacaacaacaacaacaacaacaacaacgacgacgacgacgacgacgacgac aacaacaacaacaacagcaacaacaacaacaacaacaacaacaagaacaacagcaacaacaacaagaacaacaacaacaacaacaacgacgacgacgacaacaccaacatcaacaccagcagcaacagcaccagcaacaacaacagcaacagcaacaacagcaacagcaacaacagcaacaacaacaacaacaacaacaacagcaacaacaacaacaaccacagcaacaacaacaggcacaacaacaacaacaacaacaacaacaacaacaacaacaactacaacaacaacgacgacgacgacgacatcaatgtcatcaacaacaaaaacaacaacaacaacaacaacaacaacaacaacaacaacaacaacgacaaccacaaccacaacaacaacaacaacaacaacaacaacaacaacaacaacaacaacaactacaacaacaacgacgacgacgacgacatcaatgtcatcaacaacaaaaacaacaacaacaacaacaacaacaaca